From the genome of Nicotiana sylvestris chromosome 2, ASM39365v2, whole genome shotgun sequence, one region includes:
- the LOC104221831 gene encoding L-ascorbate peroxidase 2, cytosolic has protein sequence MGKCYPTVSEEYLKAVDKCKRKLRGLIAEKNCAPLMLRLAWHSAGTYDVCSKTGGPFGTMRFKAEQGHGANNGIDIAIRLLEPIKEQFPILSYGDFYQLAGVVAVEVTGGPDVPFHPGREDKTEPPVEGRLPDATKGSDHLRDVFVKQMGLSDKDIVALSGGHTLGRCHKERSGFEGPWTTNPLIFDNSYFSELLSGEKEGLLQLPSDKALLSDPAFRPLVEKYAADEDAFFADYAEAHLKLSELGFAEV, from the exons ATGGGTAAGTGCTATCCCACTGTAAGCGAGGAGTACCTCAAGGCTGTTGACAAATGTAAGAGGAAACTCAGAGGACTCATTGCTGAGAAGAATTGCGCTCCTCTTATGCTCCGTCTTGC ATGGCACTCTGCTGGTACCTATGATGTGTGCTCCAAAACTGGAGGTCCATTCGGTACCATGAGGTTCAAGGCTGAGCAAGGACATGGAGCAAACAATGGTATTGACATTGCTATCAGACTCTTGGAGCCCATCAAGGAGCAGTTTCCTATCCTCTCATATGGTGATTTCTATCAA TTAGCTGGAGTTGTTGCTGTTGAAGTTACTGGAGGACCTGATGTTCCCTTTCACCCTGGTAGAGAG GACAAGACAGAGCCACCAGTTGAAGGTCGCTTGCCTGATGCCACCAAGG GCTCTGACCACTTGAGAGATGTGTTTGTGAAGCAAATGGGTCTATCTGACAAGGATATTGTTGCACTCTCTGGTGGCCATACCTTG GGAAGGTGCCACAAGGAACGTTCTGGTTTCGAGGGACCTTGGACTACCAATCCCCTCATCTTTGACAACTCATACTTTTC GGAACTTTTGAGTGGGGAGAAAGAAGGGCTTTTGCAGTTGCCTTCAGACAAGGCTCTCCTTTCTGATCCTGCTTTCCGCCCCCTTGTTGAGAAATATGCTGCG GATGAAGACGCCTTCTTTGCTGACTATGCTGAGGCTCACTTGAAGCTCTCTGAGTTGGG ATTTGCTGAAGTTTAA